The Alosa alosa isolate M-15738 ecotype Scorff River chromosome 3, AALO_Geno_1.1, whole genome shotgun sequence nucleotide sequence TGACACCTCATCGGTGAAGTGttgaataaaccaatcacatgcaaccagtgttaaatttgaatctatctatattttattaattaacttTGGTCTGACTCTGTCCACTTTGTGTGTCTGACACAAGTAATTGTGTTCTCAAACAACAGTTTAAACTTGTTACTTTCtgtaaatagaccctaggtcaggggtctcaaacacccagGCCGCGGGCCAAATCTGGCCCGcgtccggcccaattccggcccgcgacgtatgtcaaaataataatgtaatccggcccttgaggctatttttaattgcgacaaacaatgatactgattaaaatagacgatagatccaagtacggtgacaaatctcatttgtagcctactctgctctactatgtgctagacatccagagcttcattcaaacccaaaatcgctgctcaaagttttcaggaaatacttgtattacacgcgagaaacacaaagacgtgcatttgtaatgacgcggaagcgatgcaggccatagtgttgcataaattgaagcagaaattaagcagaaataggcctacaccaaatgtcgAAAAACGTTTACGTGtaatgaagtcttaggtaggctaattattcacctattctaaatctgaaggagaatatccttttggagattatgatcgatcgatcgtctattgaatgGAGGTGCTGGGTGCTGTCTGcgtgtatacgacggtgtccactaagcataccatgcttatttcgaccctctgcccaacatagcttggaggttgcagtggtaatcgtgatgatagtgtccttaatggacgtggtacagacagcagggctagtagaaatagggctctaaactacaaagtcacccgcaatatgatgcgaacttctgattacccgcgatagcaactgatttgaccagaatactttattgtaggccttgtggtttagaaaccatatacatcttaggtgttggtatacatcttaggtgttttcctgttaatttgttatgtgggtaatatgaaaaaaggaaagtaaacctactcaaatatgttcatccagtatttagaaaggtgcataatttgaggtgcttgccatccagtggcaaattagatgggtaaatttacccccttcatacacttttgttttactcaaagatttttacatttacagtaggactttatctctgaccactttcaagccatggccttttgaaattttgatataaaaatccaatggtgttgctttcttaaccctgacacCTATAgcttgccaggtttaaaaaagttatgagaggaaaatatttttatttggtgtgaaacacacacatacctgtttttatgcttttgtaATTGTGTGTTAAATAAAATTtgtgttttataatttgtattaatatttattttatcattattttaattataagctaaggttgctagcacaaccttactaaacctatatgaccgccgcttcgctgcgcggcggtcaaaattaatattaagtgacacatacacataagaggttggaaatacgggacggttggtaatagGTGATCTTATAgccttgttaggctatgtgCGGGATGTGGCAActtttttatgagatagagagacccccttaaagacaaaaagataatttgAGCACTGATATGCGTAGTAGAAGATGGAAGGGCAATGAAATCTGAGCTGAGAAACTCATGTACTGCACACTCTCCTTTACTTAATCAGATGTACCATCAGGTGATGGAAATCAACAGATCATGcatgccccccaccccttctctctGCAGCTCCTGTGATTCTGGACCCCAACACAGCGTTTTCACGCTTGATCCTCTCTGACGACCTGACTGCTTTCCGAGATGGCTTATGGCCCCGTAAGGGCCAGTGTCTCCCTGCCAACCCGGAGAGACTCAAGGACCACGTTGGTGTGCTGGGCTTCGAGGGCTTCAAGTCGGGCGTCCACAGCTGGATAGTGGACGTGTACAGCGCGACATGGTTGCTGGGCGTGATGGAAGAGTCTGCCCAGAGGCAGAGAGGCGTTCGCTGCCATCCAGAATACCTGTACCTGGAAATGGAATCGGAATGCGCGCCAGACTACCGCGCATGCTTTCCACCAGATAAGTTAGTGAAAATCAAATTGGAGAAGGAGCTTCTGAGGGTTACGGTGACGCTAAATTGCGACGAGGGAATGCTAACCTTTACTGATAGTATGACCAACGACATCAtacacaccatccagcacaccTTCACCCAAACAGTGTACCCGTTCTTCAGCACCATCTGCCCTGACACTCCTCTTAGACTCCTGCATATGAAGATCTCTATAAACCTACAGTCAGCCATGGGCATCAACAGATCAAAATGTTATCTTAAATGGTAGAGGCAGCAGAGTGTAACTGGACCAATTTGACATCCAATGACAACGGGAGtacttcctgtttttttttgtttgtttgtttgtttattcaagtGTTCACTGAGGAAGACTCAGGCAGGTTTGTTGTGTCCTGAGGAAAATAAAATAAggaattacattttttaatgtgtGAGCTACTTTTTCTCATCTCTTCCCATCCTGTTGATAACAGCCTTTTTGACTGGTATTGGATATTGATAATAACATTTTACCAGTGGCTGATGTTCACCTGTTGCATCTTGTATCAAATCTACACTAGCCAGTggtggacgaagtacacaaATCCTGTACTTGAGTTAAAGTAGAGATACACATGGTAAAATGTTACTGTAAAAAAGTCCTCtttttacatttccacttgagtGGAAGTGCAAAAGTAATTGCCTACAAATGTaattaagtatcaaaagtaaaagtcctgaaatGTATTATGAATAACAGTTGCATTTACTATTGCTGAAATGATTCGGCACAGACATAGGCATTTCTTGAGCCTTTCTCCTTCATTCAAGGACTAAATCAACTAAGAATTGTTGTATGTAAAAATAACTAAAACAAACCAATGTGATATCTTTTCTTAGATACTTCAAAGTAACTACTTTTTGCTTTGTTGAATGCTTTACACTTTCAGACCAAATCAAGACGTTCCCTTTTGTATTTGCTAGTGTCAAATTGTCTATCATTGTCTATCTATCATTGTTGTCTATTATCATTTGCTCGATGGCGTCATGAGGTTATGGTCAAGGGGTTAACAAGGTACAGTAAATAGTGGATATAACAATAATGTAGCGTGTCTAAGTTCCTAAAAGTAGTGGTCTAAGTTCCTAAATGTGTATATGGTTCTGATAGGCTCTGTTACCTGGGCCAGGGTTGGGGTACCGCCCCCTTCCGGGGTAATGTGTGTAGTCTTGGGGGGTGGGTAGTGGAGATTacgaggaggtgtgtgtgagttggaaCTCTTATACGTGAGTGTAAAAGTGTGTTCTTGTGGCGTGGCTGTGGCCGACAACAGTCAACATTAAACCCAGTTAATAGTAAACGGTCTCTTCATTGGCACCTAACGTTACAATAACATAGGTTAGGCAACACCATTATTTAAAGCATAGCCCACTTAATAGAAAATACACATATAATTGTAGGGTATGATTATGTATTTGGAAAGTCTTtttccaaaaggaacttcagctgtacttcagctgtcacaaaatgtagtggaggaaaaagtaagacatttggCCTAGAAATtactggagtaaaagtaaaaagtttaacaaaattgaaatactcaagtaaagtacatatACATGAAAAAGCGACTTAAGTACAATAATTGAGTAAATGTAcacaagtaggcctaatgtccGCTAAACACTATTATGCATGGCCATGCAGATTGGGTTTATGTGTTTAATGTCATTCCTTTATGATGGTGATTTGTGTGCGGTGGTAttgttaaagttttttttttaaaatgtaattattACTTCAATTTGAGATTAGGTTGGCAGAAAATCGCAATGACATAGACATGGCTTGGGGGCTAACACTTGAATAACCTTTCTCCACATtattacataggcctacagcatactAGCCTTTAGTGTATAATGAAAGTGAATTGTTTGGCAGAATATTACAGCAGAGTTTCAGCACCTTCGTTCTATGGGCTGAAATGCCATCACATTGTTGTAAACTAGGTTTTAAAAGGCTTTTAATCTGGTCTCGGTAGTTTTGATTAGCCTTCACATTCAGACCAGTAGGGGGCGGGCGACACCTCACCAGCTCTACACTTTATGAGCACTAAACCCTGCTTCCCGCACACCTCATCTGCCGCGCGTTTTATGGTTTTATGACTAGATTTATTCAAAGAATAAATGTATGATTAGATTTATTCAAAGAATAAACAGCCAAAATAACCAAATTTGCCACAGAAGACGTCCTCAAAAACTAAAATTGAAGTGAAAGGTTTGTGGTGCATGTCTATgaacgttaacgttaatgtCAAACTGACCTTTATGGTGAAGCTAAATGTGTGCTACACATTGTTCGCTAAGGTAGCTAGTAGCTACCCTTTCGTAGAATTCAGCACATTCAAATTCACTTAGCTGCTATTCTGCCTGCTGTGCTagtttggcaaaaaaaaaaaaaaaaaacttcagaaATTGATCAAGTCCTCTGCCTGGTTTTCCAATTTCATTTACCCTAAGGTAAACTAGGTTTCGGGTGCAAACTGTAAAGTATAAATAGTTAGCCTAACTTTACAAAGCCTTTTCCGACAACTAAAGTTATCCAGCTAACTGAAATGGAATCGAAAAGGCATATCTGGTGGAGGATTTGAGCTGCCCAGTGTGTCAAGACATCTTTAAGAGTCCCGTGATGTTGACATGCTCACACAGTGTATGTAAAGAGTGCCTAACTCAATTCTGGGAATTGAAGGGGGTTAGAGAATGTCCACTATGCAGGAAAAGATCATCCAACGACCCACCTCTTCTCAACCTTATTCTGAAAAATGTGTGCGAAGCCTTCCTTCATATCATGAGAGAAGTAGGGAGACGTTACTCTGCAGCCGACATAATCGAAAACTTGAACTCTACTGTCTTGAGGACAACGAacctgtgtgtttggtgtgtcgAGACTCGGAAAAACACCATTAGCACAACTTCAGTCCCATCAGTGAAATAGCTGCTGGCTTAAGGGTGAGTTGGTTTCAACATTAACATGTCATCATTATGCTATTTCTAAGCATAACCAAATGAAACCATGTTGAGTATAACATTTGATTAAATCACATTGTTTAGGCTATTCTGTGGCAATAATCAACTGACTGCCCTCACATAAACACAACCTGTTgtatacactaccagtcaaaagtttggagccACTTAGAAATtcccattccactccattatagacagaatactaAATGAGAtattttgcattgttttttaatcagggcagctgcttttagattacattatgtgcttactgcttaaataattgcaaaagggttctcgacttatagaaagaaatggctgatctttaattcagtatctacattgcccattatcagcaaccattcatccattGTGGCAAAGGCACactctgtttactaatctgatatcattttaaaaggctaactgagaaaacattggagagcCCTTGGAATGAGTAGAATGGAAATTTGTGTCTCCAAAcatttgactggtagtgtatatCACCGATTTATTCTATTTTCAGGAGAAAGTCATGGCAAAGCTACAGGcccaaaataataatatgaagGACATTCAAGACTTCAAGCTTGCTTGTAATAAAATGGCAGAACACATAACAGTGAGTTATGATCGTTCAGATCAGCGTGATGATTTAGCATCAACTAGAGACGCACCTGTGCCTTCAGGGGGCAAATGcaattaaaaatgtgtgtgtttgtgtacgcacacgtgtttgtttgtgtgtgtgtgcgtgtgtccagaGGCAAGTGCTGCTTGCAGAACAGAACATGAAGGAGGAGTTTGAGAAGCTCCACCAGTTCATGCGGGAGGAGCAGGCGGCCCGGATTGCGGCGCTAAGGCAGGAGGAGAAGATGCAGGCCCGCATGATGAACCTGAAGATTGAGGACGCataggcaggaggaggagatgcaGGCCCGCATGATGAACCTGAAGATTGAGGACGctgaggcaggaggaggagatgcaGGCCAGCATGATGAACCTGAAGATTGAGGACGCataggcaggaggaggagatgcaGGCCCGCATGATGAACCTGAAGATTGAGGACGctgaggcaggaggaggagatgcaGGCCCGCATGATGAACCTGAAGATTGAGGACGCataggcaggaggaggagatgcaGGCCCGCATGATGAACCTGAAGATTGAGGACGCataggcaggaggaggagatgcaGGCCCACATGATGAACCTGAAGATTGAGGACGCTGAGACAGGAGGAGTAGATGCAGGCCCGCATGAGGAACCTGAAGATTGAGGACGCCATTACAGACATACTAGAGTTTACAGAGAGGATCTGAGACACTGAGCAGGACTTGGCCTCTGATGACGCTTTTGTGGTGTTGGTGAGGAATgtttatgtcttttttttattgCGATGTTTATGTCCAGTGGATAGCCCATGTGGATAATATTTGTGTCTATGTACAGTACACAGCAACCggaaagtattcagaccctttcaagttttccacattgtGTTATGTTTCAGACACATCTTGATATGGATTcaattcagttttttttctcatcaatctacacataatactccaacactccacaaaaaatcaggtgtttggagtgttttgtacatttataaaaaaataaaagtctgaaatattccatttacataagtattcagaccctttgttatgacacttgcaattgagctctggtgcatcctacttctatcaatggtccttgagatgcttctacaacttgattacAGTCCATCTGCgcctaaattaattcattggccattattaggagaggtagacatctctttatatacagtctcacagttgatggtgtatgtcagagtgaaaaccaagccacaaggtcaagagaattgtccgtagacctgtgagacagggttgtgtgaagacacagatctgggaaGACGGCGGGCTGTGGTACAGCAGGGAAGATGATGAGGGTTTCTACCCGTCCTGCGCCACTCCGGGTCAACGAGAAGCTCAACTGTATCCGTGTTCTGCTGGACCAGGACCAGGGGAGGCTGACGTTCTCGGACCCCGAGCGTAAGATTCACCTGCGCACCTTCAAGCACCGGTTCAGTGGCGTCATGTTCCCCTTCTTCTCTGGGCTCTCGGAGCACTCGCGTCTGTAGGTATTACCTGTCGGCACCGCGGTCGTGGTCGCGGTGCAGACACAGAAGAGGAGCAGTGGCAAGGCAGAAGATACTGATTCAGCTGCAGAAATGAGTTTGGGGCTCCTTCATACATAGATTGTATTTAGATCCCCCACATAATACTGTGAAGCcatacaaaaataatgactgtatttTTAGTTTTAGTAGGGTTTTTTTTGTGATTGACTGCTTCTTCTTTGGCCTGTGTTGGGATTTGCAGGTCTCCGTTataagtgttcctgttccaAAGCTGTTGTTTGGAGGCCCATCCCTGTCCCAGTTAAATTTGTAGAGGCTTTATCAGCATGTTTATTTGGATGCAGTTTTTGACAAACGTATTGTTAAGATCTTCAGACAGATCTAGTGAATGAACATACACAGCAGTGTGAGTGCAATAAAGGACTTGACCAATAAAGAACAGTTTCAGTCTTGGCTGTTTGATGATTGTTTAGTTTGTTCATTCTGTCGGATAGTTGGACATATTCTAGATATCCTTTTAGTTTTAGCCAATTGTGTAATTTCCCATTATAGTGTAATCTAatataatctaatctaatctcttGACCACAATGCAAACTGC carries:
- the LOC125291736 gene encoding nuclear factor 7, brain-like; the protein is MQEIVQYTPVILDPNTAFSRLILSDDLTAFRDGLWPRKGQCLPANPERLKDHVGVLGFEGFKSGVHSWIVDVYSATWLLGVMEESAQRQRGVRCHPEYLYLEMESECAPDYRACFPPDKLVKIKLEKELLRVTVTLNCDEGMLTFTDSMTNDIIHTIQHTFTQTVYPFFSTICPDTPLRLLHMKISINLQSAMGINRSKCYLKW